A window from Podospora bellae-mahoneyi strain CBS 112042 chromosome 1 map unlocalized CBS112042p_1, whole genome shotgun sequence encodes these proteins:
- a CDS encoding uncharacterized protein (EggNog:ENOG503NXN2; COG:J), translating to MSVFTFDPLGSDPARASSPWLKPTDPHKKSSLAADHPPTRKGTIGSGLLSDYGVTKLEPEPQEGPTEYKLHLLLRSRRRYEHISTATRISGSINRPSVESRTSKPAPALPGCSTTAQTRQDRLEHLTTQLLWRLQQSCPYHSGTATTVPVIPQLPDENFVRDAPIKLGKLLPGLEASRGALYEIGVADDGTLAGLTKDELDESLNTLRIMAASLGCNMKVLRKVAVGDCEWIDSSDSEEGSCSGPKGQRRQARLWVAEALVTPNLRPRDASHTGAARSTGLPDPTHGPLSTDQLRVTLTGPTTSGKSTLLGALSTGTLDNGRGKGRLGLLKHLHEVASGITSSVTQELVGYDGDRIVHYGHQEVESWIDIHNYTKSGRLVYLVDSAGHPKYRRTILRGIVGWAPHWTLLCIAANNYDIPTLVEPAADAYGPEQSMELASAHLDLCLRLRLPLVVVMTKLDLASVTIKKTLSRILSSIKKAGRVPMLVKSGPAGHTDLSIVSDQDAALIKDVAEALRSNDDPSAIVPIVLTSAVDGRGIGTLHALLRSLPVPPTPTSHDYIGAALNPEQPACLFHVEDKYSLPASCALATSDADQQTDLGTVVAGYLRFGSLSIGDKVVVGPFPSEDAAGSPPRDQSPAGSYGLSLSHPSSNELSRIAARNAVSASAIKGEWHAASIVSIHNLRLPVQTLEAGQVGSIGIIFDQVRGEDGGVPMGTPRLRKGMVLAVPSQHMVSSGLSLQAVSGLTAVFDGDNASVSELTVGSLVNIYVASVRTAARVSRVSRVQAPGRSDEGRSPTDDMDDVFGLGEDDNAAQQGQSEVGVWVENGEVEVQLDLMNTREWVELGSKILVLEGRNRDRSGLEGFVGKVVEISE from the coding sequence ATGTCTGTCTTTACTTTCGACCCTCTAGGGTCCGATCCAGCACGAGCGTCCTCTCCATGGCTTAAACCAACCGATCCTCACAAGAAGTCTAGTCTCGCTGCGGATCATCCGCCAACGCGGAAAGGAACCATTGGGTCAGGCCTGTTATCAGACTACGGCGTCACCAAACTGGAGCCAGAGCCGCAAGAAGGCCCAACCGAGTACAAACTGCACCTCCTGCTGAGGTCTCGGAGGAGATATGAGCATATCAGCACCGCAACACGAATATCTGGCTCCATCAACCGCCCTTCAGTCGAATCCAGAACTTCCAAGCCAGCACCAGCCCTCCCAGGCTGTTCCACCACTGCACAAACTCGACAGGACCGCCTCGAGCACCTCACTACTCAGCTGCTATGGAGGCTGCAACAGTCGTGTCCGTATCACTCTGGAACTGCCACCACAGTCCCGGTGATACCGCAGCTCCCTGACGAGAACTTCGTTCGGGACGCCCCGATCAAGCTGGGAAAACTGTTGCCGGGCCTGGAAGCTTCGAGAGGAGCTCTGTACGAGATCGGAGTTGCAGATGATGGCACGCTTGCTGGTCTCACCAAGGATGAGCTTGACGAAAGTCTCAACACACTTCGCATCATGGCTGCCAGCTTGGGATGCAACATGAAGGTGCTCCGCAAGGTTGCGGTTGGTGACTGCGAATGGATTGACTCATCCGACTCTGAAGAAGGGTCGTGCTCAGGACCAAAAGGTCAACGGCGACAAGCCAGGTTGTGGGTGGCCGAGGCCCTGGTTACACCCAATCTTCGACCTAGAGATGCCAGTCATACAGGTGCGGCACGGTCAACCGGGCTCCCTGACCCAACACACGGCCCGCTATCTACGGACCAGCTGCGTGTCACACTTACAGGGCCGACGACCTCTGGAAAATCAACACTTCTCGGCGCTCTCTCGACCGGGACGTTGGATAATGGGCGTGGGAAAGGTCGGCTTGGGTTGCTCAAGCACCTGCATGAGGTGGCCTCGGGTATCACGTCCTCTGTCACTCAGGAGCTTGTGGGATATGATGGTGACAGGATTGTCCACtatggccatcaagaagttgaGTCCTGGATTGACATTCACAACTACACCAAATCAGGGCGGCTTGTCTATCTGGTGGACTCTGCAGGACACCCAAAATACCGGCGTACTATTCTTCGAGGCATTGTAGGATGGGCACCGCACTGGACTCTTCTCTGCATAGCAGCCAACAATTACGACATCCCCACGCTTGTTGAGCCCGCAGCGGATGCCTATGGCCCTGAACAGAGCATGGAATTGGCATCagcccacctcgacctcTGTCTACGGCTTCGGCTTCCCTTGGTTGTGGTTATGACAAAACTGGATTTGGCAAGCGTAACCATCAAGAAAACTCTCAGCAGGATCTTGTCAAGCATCAAAAAGGCCGGCCGAGTCCCCATGTTAGTCAAAAGTGGACCAGCAGGGCATACCGACCTCAGCATTGTCTCGGATCAAGACGCAGCTCTCATCAAAGACGTTGCCGAAGCGCTTCGTTCAAACGACGACCCATCGGCCATCGTCCCTATCGTCCTCACCAGCGCAGTAGACGGCCGAGGAATCGGCACACTCCACGCCTTACTCCGGAGCCTACCTGTCCCCCCTACCCCAACGTCACACGACTACATCGGTGCAGCCTTGAACCCGGAACAGCCCGCCTGCCTGTTCCATGTCGAAGATAAATACAGCCTCCCCGCCTCCTGCGCTCTTGCCACCAGCGACGCGGATCAGCAAACCGATCTAGGAACGGTAGTCGCGGGGTATCTAAGGTTTGGCAGCCTGTCGATCGGGGATAAGGTCGTGGTTGGCCCTTTTCCTTCCGAGGATGCTGCCGGCTCACCACCGCGTGACCAGTCCCCGGCGGGAAGTTATGGGCTTTCTTTGTCGCATCCGTCGTCTAATGAGCTGAGCCGGATCGCTGCTAGGAATGCGGTTTCTGCTTCGGCGATTAAAGGGGAGTGGCACGCTGCGAGTATTGTCAGCATTCATAACTTGAGGCTGCCGGTGCAGACGCTTGAGGCGGGGCAGGTTGGGTCTATTGGGATTATTTTTGATCAGGTcaggggtgaggatggcggggttcCTATGGGgacgccgaggttgaggaaggggatggtgttggcggTGCCGAGCCAGCATATGGTTTCTTCTGGGCTGTCGCTTCAGGCTGTTAGTGGGTTGACGGCAGTGTTTGACGGTGATAATGCTTCTGTTAGCGAGCTGACGGTGGGGAGTTTGGTGAATATCTATGTTGCTAGTGTGAGGACCGCGGCGAGGGTGTCACGGGTGTCGAGAGTGCAAGCTCCAGGAAGGAGCGACGAGGGGAGATCGCCAACGGATGATATGGATGACGTATTTGGCCTGGGGGAAGATGACAACGCCGCTCAGCAAGGGCAGTcggaggtgggggtttgggttgagaatggggaggtggaggttcaGCTGGATTTGATGAATACACGGGAGTGGGTTGAGCTTGGGAGTAAGAttttggtgctggaggggaggaatAGGGATCGGTCGGGACTGGAGGGGTTCGTAGGGAAGGTGGTTGAGATTTCGGAGTGA
- the MST1 gene encoding threonyl-tRNA synthetase (EggNog:ENOG503NWTH; COG:J), which translates to MLPQRVARWPIHSLTRNLRPSQKAPLPTRQLQLQLQLRSCSTCEATTPAASQITTPPSNKPSKKTPPPPPPAPEKTPPDHRTLGLHQKLFTTSIYSPGSAFFLPSGTRIFNRLVSFLRNQYVRYGFEEVITPLIYKKDLWAKSGHLENYAQDMYTVTGARHASPEETEETDREYGLKPMNCPGHCLIFSSQKRSFRDLPIRYADFSPLHRNENTGSLTGLTRVRRFHQDDGHIFCRPVQIEEEIKKSLEFVKHTYATLGLGPYRLALSTRPEQYIGSLEDWENAENALKRALDKSGTDWTVNEGDGAFYGPKIDIVLRDSHGKEHQTATIQLDFQLPKRFELEYIAPAPELEQKGETTTDPELLASFGPVRPVMIHRAVLGSVERLMALLIEHYDGKYPLWLNPNQIKIITLNDTEPVVEWATRVRERLLGIADGDVTPTHFAVDLDTSARPIAVKKAEAVSAGVSVVVTIGASEVEGKSLSVDISAVTGSRKRVTMGPEELRAWVGERVAAHE; encoded by the coding sequence ATGCTTCCACAGAGGGTAGCCAGATGGCCAATCCATTCCCTAACGAGGAACCTCAGACCATCACAAAAAGCACCACTACCCACCCgacagctccagctccagctccagctccgaAGCTGCTCGACATGTGAAGCTACCACCCCCGCTGCCAGCCaaatcaccaccccaccatccaACAAACCATCcaagaaaacaccaccaccaccaccaccagcaccagaaAAAACACCCCCAGACCACCGAACCCTCGGCCTCCACCAAAaactcttcaccacctccatctaCTCCCCCGGctccgccttcttcctcccctcggGCACCCGCATCTTCAACCGCCTCGTCTCCTTCCTCCGCAACCAATACGTCCGCTACGGCTTCGAAGAAGtaatcacccccctcatctaCAAAAAAGACCTCTGGGCCAAGTCGGGCCACCTCGAAAACTATGCCCAGGACATGTACACCGTCACCGGCGCCCGCCACGCATCCCCCGAAGAAACCGAAGAAACCGACCGCGAATACGGCCTCAAACCCATGAACTGCCCCGGCCACTGCCTCATCTTTTCCAGTCAGAAACGCTCCTTTCgcgacctccccatccgctaCGCCGACttctcccctctccaccgaAACGAAAACACGGGCTCCCTCACCGGCCTCACTCGTGTGAGGAGGTTCCACCAGGATGATGGGCATATTTTCTGTCGTCCCGTTCAAATAGAGGAGGAGATTAAAAAGTCGCTGGAGTTTGTCAAACATACTTATGCCACCCTTGGATTGGGGCCATATCGGTTGGCGTTGTCTACCCGACCAGAACAATACATTGGTTCACTGGAAGATTGGGAAAATGCAGAGAATGCCTTGAAAAGGGCGTTGGACAAGAGCGGGACGGACTGGACGGTTaatgagggagatggggcaTTTTATGGACCAAAGATTGATATTGTCTTGAGGGATAGTCATGGGAAGGAGCACCAGACTGCGACGATACAACTTGATTTCCAGCTGCCTAAGAGGTTTGAGTTGGAGTATATCGCTCCCGCGCCGGAGCTGGAACAAAAGGGGGAGACGACTACTGACCCGGAGTTGCTGGCGAGCTTTGGGCCGGTGAGACCGGTGATGATACACCGGGCGGTGCTGGGGTctgtggagaggttgatggcgTTGTTGATTGAGCACTATGATGGGAAGTACCCGTTGTGGCTGAACCCAAATCAGATCAAGATTATTACTTTGAATGATACcgagccggtggtggagtgggcTACtcgggtgagggagaggttgttggggatcgCGGATGGGGATGTTACTCCGACGCATTTTGCGGTTGATCTTGATACCAGCGCGAGACCGATTGCTGTCAAGAAGGCAGAGGCTGTTAGTGCGGGAGTGAGTGTGGTGGTTACTATTGGGGCTTCAGAGGTGGAGGGTAAATCTCTCAGTGTTGACATATCTGCTGTTACTgggtcgaggaagagggtgacgATGGGACCCGAGGAGCTGAGGGcttgggtgggggagagggttgctGCTCATGAGTAG